Within the Procambarus clarkii isolate CNS0578487 chromosome 28, FALCON_Pclarkii_2.0, whole genome shotgun sequence genome, the region gagaaGGGAAGAACGAGAGGCACAGATGCgcagggaagagcgagaagcagaagcacagctgcgcacagaagagcgagaagcacagctgcgcaagggGGAGCGTGAGCAAGAAGCTCTGTTAAAgcgggaagagcgagaagcacagctgaggagagaagaagcgcaACTGAAACGTgaggaacaagagcgagaagcacaggtaaggcgagaggagcgcgagctagaagctaggctgaaacagcaggagatagaagctaacaaggatgtggagctgaagcgagctgagctagggctagctccacctgttccgccacagcaggaagaccgccgagtgagggagcgagatttgccggtctttgtacgAAACGAAgatgaaggtttcttcgaccacttcgaaagaGTCGCTACCTTGAAgatgtggccgagggcggagtgggcggagctggttcagagtaggctcaccggtgaagctcgtgaagcctacaatacgCTCGACCTCCAAGAGTGTGCCAGCTACGGTGCTGTAAAGAGGGCCGTGCTCCACTCGTTCAAGTTaatgccggaatgttacaggaagagattcagggaatatACCCgatcgccaggaaaatcttatgtggagacggcgagggacatagagagaaagttcctgaagtggctggagtctgaaggagcaAAGTCGGCTGAAGatgtcaagaggcttatggtcatggagaagtttatgtccgtgctctctcctgagatcagggttagagtaaaggaggcggatatTAATGACCTGAGAGCCGCggccgacagagctgacatgctggaagaagccctgCGACCACACCGAGAGGGACGGCACCGACCGCCCATACACTCCGGATATGGTAgaaattatagaaggacggacggatggaggacaggagcgagttctcccaagtcccacttctcgagtggggacaacagaggatcgaagagtgctgtggagccggtaaagaagacccaagctgagagctcaggagctgttgccGAGACGGAGGAGTCGACGAATGGCGCGAGGAGGATCCACAGAAGAAgaaggatccgctgctacaactgcggagtattcggacacgtcgcgcgggaatgcagacaccctgagcaGCAGGGGAAAGtggctttcgtgagggtcgaggaccagatgaccgagagggtgcgggatgaacccgtattgaatggggagaaaagagttcacccattcgtgagtgAGGGGAA harbors:
- the LOC138369457 gene encoding uncharacterized protein; translation: MGEHLSIGGSSRGSSGSRHSVKLEILKLQLEAQLKWEEQEREAQLRREEREAQMRREEREAEAQLRTEEREAQLRKGEREQEALLKREEREAQLRREEAQLKREEQEREAQQEDRRVRERDLPVFVRNEDEGFFDHFERVATLKMWPRAEWAELVQSRLTGEAREAYNTLDLQECASYGAVKRAVLHSFKLMPECYRKRFREYTRSPGKSYVETARDIERKFLKWLESEGAKSAEDVKRLMVMEKFMSVLSPEIRVRVKEADINDLRAAADRADMLEEALRPHREGRHRPPIHSGYGRNYRRTDGWRTGASSPKSHFSSGDNRGSKSAVEPVKKTQAESSGAVAETEESTNGARRIHRRRRIRCYNCGVFGHVARECRHPEQQGKVAFVRVEDQMTERVRDEPVLNGEKRVHPFKDALAKGKMKIAHDQRAKEQFIKCDGHGGCGSDMADEETSDSLEIDHLFMEPGERVEGEGSPDELTCVKKPCDHTERDGTDRPYTPDKVEDIEGRTDGGRERVLKSPTSRVETVEDQRVLWSR